A region of the Fischerella sp. PCC 9605 genome:
GCCCTTGACCGTTAGAGCGATCGCTCAAAACACTTAATTCTTTTACACTGAGAATCTGGCGGGCGTTTTGCTGCTTCTGGGCTTTATTATCCAAGAATTCAGATTGAGTAATTGCATCGCTAGACATAATTCAAACTCCACATTATATATAGATGAGCGTAGTTGAACTTACAATACAATCTTAATTAAATACCTATAGAACCAATATTTGATTTTTGAAAAGATACGTAGGGGAGGCAAAAAGGGGTGTGGATTTTCCTCCCCCTTTATTGCCGTTGCGTTACGCCAAAGGCTAACGCACCTTTCTAAGTTTTTGGTAAGTTACGCTACGCGATAACTACGTGTACTTAGATTTTTCAATAATCAAACCAGATTCCTATAGTCGCTGCTGCATGATTAGGCGTGCATGTTCGTAATCTCGCTCAACTAAATAAGAAAAATGGTAGTAAGAGGCGATAAAAAAGTTACAACCATATTTTTGATAGTGGTCAGCGATCGCTGTTTTCGTGGAAGCGTTTGTGATTTTGGTGAAAGCAATTGCTATTTTCGTGGAAGCATTTGTGATTTTGGTGAAAGCAATTGCTATTTTCGCGGAAGCGTTTTTGATTTTGGTGAAAGCAATTGCTATTTTCGCGGAAGCATTTGTGATTTTTGTGAAAGCAATTGCTATTTTCGTGAAAGCGTTTTTTATTTTTGTGAGAGCTTTACTCCAGTTATTATGTCAGTTCCCTTATTAGCAATCATCATGGTTGCTGCCGCCGTATTTGCGGTTATTGGAAGCGGAAACACGGAAGAGTCAATTATGCGTAGGTTAGACGTGCTACGCACCTTGAGTTCTGTGTTCACCACGGAATCCTCATCAGCTCCCATCCTGCAAGTTCCGCAATAGTGGTGTGTTGTATCGGCGTTTTCTCTGATGTAGGTTTCCAAATCTTGACCTGGTTGTGGAGCGATTTGCTTTTCACGCCATTGGCTCAAGCCTGGTTGATTGCCAATACAGATGCTTAACTCAAGCGCCTTTTTACACTTCTCCATATCTCCAGGTGCCGTCAGGTATCTTGGGTCAACGAGGGGAGCGTCCTCAGGATTGCTTGAGCGCAAGGTAATAGTTCCCATACTTTTCAGGTGCATTATGTTTGGCCACAACCAAAAAGAATGCTTTGGACCTAAGAAACCTTTCAGTGTTCCAACACCTACAGAGGATTCTATGTCGATAACTGAACTACTGTTTTCTGTAGAATCGAAGATAACTGCTGGTGCTAGACCGTAGGAATAGAAAGGCACATCTTGACTGGGGAATATAGAAAATCCGGCACTGACAAAAAGGTCATCGTAAAAATTTTTCCCGACTTCCGGAACATTCGCAACTACAGAAATACCAAGTTTTTTTAATTCGTTTTCGTCGCCGACACCTGAAAGCATCAAGATTTTTGGAGTTGCGATCGCACCTGCACTTAGAATAACTTCATTCTGTACATAAGCAAGCTGTTTTTTACGGTCTTTGATATATTCAACACCAACTGCTACTGAATCCTCAAATAAGATTCGGGTTACAAAAGCCTGACTTAGCACGGTTATATTCTGATATCCATCTGGTCGGAAAGTGCTGTACGTGGTTTCTCGAGTAAGATTGGGTGAGTTAGTCACGTTAAATTGAAATCTAGCGTATCCATATTGACTCTCACTGGTATTGTAGTCAGGATTATAAGGCAAGCCATATTGGGAGGCGGCATTAAACAAGTCATTGATGAACTGATCTGCTTCTGGTGTCATCACTTTCATGGTCTGCTCTACCTGCTGAAAGTGTGGCAAAACATCATTCCATGACCAACCCGGCGCTACCTTTCCCCACGCATCAAAGTCAGAGATGCTACCCCGCACGTAGACCATCGCATTATGCAGCGCACACCCTCCTAAAACTTTTGCTTGCGCTAGCTGAATAACACGATTGTTTAAGTTTGGTTGAGGTACTGACTGATATCCCCACTCAATTTCAGGACAATTCTGCAAAACTTCAAACCAGTCGCTTGGTGTCCACATCTGTGGGTTATCTGGAGCCTTTCCAGCTTCGATCGTGAGAATACTTATAGCTGAGTCACGAGCGGCAAGTTTTGAGGCAACTATGCTTCCCGCCGATCCCGCACCAACAACAATATAGTCATAATAAACTCTTTTTTCCATCTCGCATAACTCCTTCACACCTAATGCTTATAGATAACTGAAGTTTTGACTGTTTGCAGGCGATCGCCTTTTTCAATCTCTGCGGATGTTTAAAACAAAATTAACTCTGTACCTTATAACCACGTACTTATATCTTAAGAGGTACATACGCTACGCTAAGCATAGCCACCATAAAAGACGGAAGTCTTGAGGAAAAATGCTATGGCTACTACTTTATCTGTACCAAGTTCTATCGAATCCTTGTTAGGTCAAGAAGCAGAAGACCTGCTGACATATAAAGCCAAAGTTTCTAAAGATTTACTACACCTACCAGGCCCCGACTTTGTAGATCGAGTCTGGGTAAACAGCGATCGCCATCCCCAAGTTTTGCGTAATCTCCAGCTACTTTATTCCACAGGCAGACTTGCCAACACTGGTTATCTTTCCATTCTGCCAGTAGACCAAGGGATTGAACATTCTGCGGGTGCATCTTTCGCGCCTAATCCCATGTACTTTGACCCAGAAAATATTGTTAAGTTGGCGATCGCCGCAGGTTGTAATGCTGTTGCGACAACTTTAGGAGTATTGGGATCAGTTTCACGCAAATATGCCCACAAAATCCCCTTCATTGTCAAACTTAACCATAACGAACTCCTGACTTATCCCAATCAATTTGACCAAATTATGTTCGCCTCCGTCGAACAAGCTTGGAATTTAGGCGCTGTAGCAGTAGGTGCGACAATTTATTTTGGTTCAGAACAATCTGCTAGACAAATTCAGGAAGTCAGCCAAGCATTTAAACGCGCCCATGAACTGGGAATGGTGACAATCCTGTGGTGCTACCTGCGTAACAGTGCTTTCAAGCAAGATAAAGATTATCACATTGCCGCTGACCTCACGGGGCAAGCGAATCATCTGGGCGTGACAATTGAAGCTGACATTATTAAACAAAAGTTACCAGAAAATAACAATGGCTATGAAGCAGTAGCCAAAGCAGCTAATAAGAGTTACGGCAAAACAGATAAACGAGTTTATTCAGATTTAACAACAGATCATCCAATTGATCTAACTCGTTACCAAGTGCTGAATTGTTACTGCGGACGTGCAGGATTGATTAATTCTGGTGGTGCATCTGGTAAAAATGACTTTGCAGAAGCAGTTCGCACCGCAGTTATTAACAAACGCGCTGGCGGTACAGGATTAATTTCCGGACGCAAAACCTTCCAGCGTCCTTTTGAAGAAGGCGTGAAATTATTTCAAGCTATTCAAGATGTTTATCTGTCAAAAGATGTAACTATTGCTTAGACTGGATTTTTGAGGAGGGTTAAACCCTCCTTAATTTCAGCTAGATATCAAATGCCGGGATACCTTTATTCATGCGGTTTCTCATGCTGTGGCTGGACGGGGAAAATGGCTAAGGATCGTGTAGAAATTAGAAGGAAGAAGTACTTCAAACTCAGTTCACAAATCGCTCAGTTGGATAATGCACAATTGCATTCTCTGTTTGACAATAGTGAGTCGAATGAGTCTAGCACGGGTTGGGGGAGAAATCACACCATCATCCTTGGGGAATCCAAAATCTTTGTGAAACGTGTTCCGGTTACAAACATCGAATTTGACAACCAGTTCTCCACCAAAAACCTCTATGACCTACCGACTTACTGTAATTACGGCTTCGGTTCTACTGGTTTTGGAGTCTTCCGGGAACTCGTGACCCATATCAAAACAACCAACTGGGTATTGGACGGGGCGATCGCCACCTTCCCACTGATGTACCATTATCGAATTATTCCGTTCTCCGGGCGGCGTGCGGATGTGGATAGGTCACATCTAAAAAGTTATGTAGAATACTGGGGCAATAGTGAGAACGCCGGGAAGTATGTGTTAGATAGAGCGATCGCCAACTATGAGTTGGTTCTATTTCTAGAGTATATACCGCATGTTCTGGAAACATGGCTGCGAGAAAACCCCAACAAACTTCAGAAACACCTGGATGACTTGCGCACGACGATTACCTTTTTGAGGACTCAGGGAATCATCCACTTCGACGCACATTTTCGCAACGTCCTCACCGACGGCGAGAAAGTATATTTGACCGATTTTGGTTTGGCACTTGACAAGAGTTTTGCGTTGACTTCAGATGAAGAGTCTTTCTTCGAGCAGAACACATTTTACGACTACGGAGAAGTCCTGCGAAATTTTGGACACCTTATTCGATTGCCGTATGATTTATGTTCGGAGAACGATAAACGCATGATAATGGAAAAATATGGCATCAAAGAAGGCTTAAAACCTTATGAACTGCGGTCTATATTACTCGACAACATCGAGCAGATCCATGCTGATGGGGTGATGAAGTTAGATGAGTTCTATGTTGGCAGCATCGTCAAATACCGCAGCATTATTGCGCTGATGCAAGGCTTCTTTGCTGATATGTGGGAAAATAACGACAAGGACACAAAATTTCCTCATGCAGAACTACGACGGCTGCTCAAAGAGACGGGGTTTCTTCCTGATACTGGAACCCACGGCAGACATTAGTGAGAAGTTAAGGTAATAGCACTTTTTAGGTGAAATCGGATGAGGGGTGATATCCCCTAATTCATGAAATCATGACAAGACGTCAAATTCTCGATCGGGATTCTGAGATATTCTGGAATAGTTGAGAACTTTATCGCAAGAAATCTTGTATTTCAATCGCTAATAGGGATTTGGCTCCCTTAGCTGAATGTATTTTACACCTATTTACGGATAATTTTAGTGACAATGAAGCTGGCAGGACGAGTAAGTCAAGTAACGCCCTCTATGACC
Encoded here:
- a CDS encoding class I fructose-bisphosphate aldolase is translated as MATTLSVPSSIESLLGQEAEDLLTYKAKVSKDLLHLPGPDFVDRVWVNSDRHPQVLRNLQLLYSTGRLANTGYLSILPVDQGIEHSAGASFAPNPMYFDPENIVKLAIAAGCNAVATTLGVLGSVSRKYAHKIPFIVKLNHNELLTYPNQFDQIMFASVEQAWNLGAVAVGATIYFGSEQSARQIQEVSQAFKRAHELGMVTILWCYLRNSAFKQDKDYHIAADLTGQANHLGVTIEADIIKQKLPENNNGYEAVAKAANKSYGKTDKRVYSDLTTDHPIDLTRYQVLNCYCGRAGLINSGGASGKNDFAEAVRTAVINKRAGGTGLISGRKTFQRPFEEGVKLFQAIQDVYLSKDVTIA
- a CDS encoding GMC family oxidoreductase, coding for MKELCEMEKRVYYDYIVVGAGSAGSIVASKLAARDSAISILTIEAGKAPDNPQMWTPSDWFEVLQNCPEIEWGYQSVPQPNLNNRVIQLAQAKVLGGCALHNAMVYVRGSISDFDAWGKVAPGWSWNDVLPHFQQVEQTMKVMTPEADQFINDLFNAASQYGLPYNPDYNTSESQYGYARFQFNVTNSPNLTRETTYSTFRPDGYQNITVLSQAFVTRILFEDSVAVGVEYIKDRKKQLAYVQNEVILSAGAIATPKILMLSGVGDENELKKLGISVVANVPEVGKNFYDDLFVSAGFSIFPSQDVPFYSYGLAPAVIFDSTENSSSVIDIESSVGVGTLKGFLGPKHSFWLWPNIMHLKSMGTITLRSSNPEDAPLVDPRYLTAPGDMEKCKKALELSICIGNQPGLSQWREKQIAPQPGQDLETYIRENADTTHHYCGTCRMGADEDSVVNTELKVRSTSNLRIIDSSVFPLPITANTAAATMMIANKGTDIITGVKLSQK